CTCCACCGGCAGGTCGATCGGCAGACCCGGATCGGTGGCTCGAGTGATTCGACGGTAAGGCTGGCCGTTGCCATTGCCGTTGCGTGGCTCCGGCAGGGTGATGAGGCCATCGCGATGCATGCGCAGCATGGCCACGCGGCAGCTCATCTCCTTGAGTCCGCCGTCGGTTTTGGACCAGCTCAGCCGTTCGCAGACTACTCGCGACAGCTGCGCCCGATTCCTTTGGGGGACTTCGGCGATGAGCTGCCGGATCAGGTTCAAGTCGGCGTCGGTGAACTCGCGGCCACAATAACGCAT
This region of bacterium genomic DNA includes:
- a CDS encoding DUF4338 domain-containing protein; the encoded protein is MRYCGREFTDADLNLIRQLIAEVPQRNRAQLSRVVCERLSWSKTDGGLKEMSCRVAMLRMHRDGLITLPEPRNGNGNGQPYRRITRATDPGLPIDLPVEQLRDLRLEVVDDRRTSHLWNEYIQRHHYLGYQPL